The Phaseolus vulgaris cultivar G19833 chromosome 10, P. vulgaris v2.0, whole genome shotgun sequence DNA window AGCTCTTatggcttggagggtgttggaaaacAAGCTTGGTACTAGGGTAAATCTTAGTAGAAGAGGGGTGCAGTTAGAAAGCTTGAGGTGCGTTCTGTGCGGGAAGGAGGAAGAGTCGTGTAGTCATTTGTTCTTCGGTTGTAATTTCGCTTGGCGAGTTTGGTGTTTATGCTACAGATGGCTTGGGGTTCTGTTCGTGGCTCATACTGAGCCGAGGTTTAACTTCGATCAGTTCAGGTTGATTCTACCTTCTGAGACGGGTCCTATTGTTTGGAACACAATATGGGTAGGGGTGGTTAGTGAAATTTGGAGTCACAGGAACACAATAATTTTCAAAAGAGGAGTGGCTGATGTGTCTGAAGTTTTTGCGTTGGTACAAGTAAAGGTTTGGTCCTGGGTCTCTACAAATTCCAGGTTAGtttctttctccttctctgattggtgtttggaaccaTTGGAGTGCATGAGGTtagtttcttgaagtttttttctctttctaggTTAAGTAAGGGCAAGGCATTGTTGCGTTTGTTTTGGCGGTCTGTTGTTGAAATTGGTGGTGTGCaatatgtataagggttgaaccacccctgaagtagttcaaatttatttatttgttattgccgataaaaaaaaattaacctttataaagagaaacaactgataattagaaaagacaccaaattattctcctctataaagataaacaactgataattagaaaagacactcaattaatattaggatccttctataactctggTATCCATATCCTTTAATACTATTATTGTGAACtctatattttagattattcttatatcattttaatttattctgggtctctctatttaattattaaaagatgaaacaaataaaatattaaagaactcttgagataactttttttttataaacacttttaaagaaaataaattaaaaagaaaaaaattaattgagcAAATTACCCTGAAAAATCCTGAGAAAAGCTTGACTATGATTGCTAAGgaaaatttaaatgtttttaaattgaaaagaatTAATTTCAAGAATAAATAGTCGCTAAAAAAGACATTTAGCTATCGGATATTATGGTCAGACATAAATAGAGTAGTTCTAGTCCACGCATGGACCAAAACCCATTTTACTATAATATTAGgtgagaaaaaaagagaaattgaTTTGCGACttatagaataataaaaaatatataaattttaaattaatcacaTAAGATAGTATTGACTACATCGATATTATGtgagtattttaattttttcattcatATGTGCGTtccataattattataatatatatgtgtGGGCTTTGcataaatatttagttttttatatataaataaggaagagaaaaaaaaatatcttctaatttagaaactaattttttttttagtttttaaaatggtttctaatttagttattgtaacaactaattattatttttagtgagACTTTAGttactttaatattaaataatttttaatgtgaattacataaaaaattaaaaaacaatctaatcaatattaaaaatagtatactaattaattatttttatgaaattgaaataaataaacataataactataaattatggataataaaaattatgttaaatataataagtaatcatgaaaaaaaaaattaaaaatgaagtaGTTTATAACTTATAAGTTAAAAattctgaaaataaaatattttaagattaattaaattagtCAAATAAGTTAGGCTGGTTTATAACTGGTTTATTAATCTTAATAAATATTCTCATAATATCTTAATatcttattaatgatattaactttttaaataaaagtaatgCTCCATAACGTATCGGTTTGTACATGTGGAAATAGCTTTAAAAGAACAAAcgtttttatttaagatttatttatgtatttatctttcctttattaaTTACTTATCTTTCATTATTAATGATATGCAAGTCTTCTctctcttcttttattttttttatcattacaataaaattattaaataacaagtaatttagagataaaaataattaattattatactaactaaaatagtttatactcttaataaaaatttataaaataattttagaattaatatttaatattaactataaaatttttaactactatctactttatattctaaattagtaatCAATTTATAATCTAAAGTAGTCAGTAGCTAAAACTTTAGTAACTGATATTATATATCAATCTAAaaactatttcataattttttattattaatagaaactactttacatatattgttggagatctcatatcaatatgatatcagagtccTTTCGAGTTTATCCTAACGAATGTttgttgatatatatatatatatatatatatatatatatatatatatatatatatatatatatatatatatatatataacccaTCACATTTGCTTTAGAGAATGTTaatcttttaaagaaaaatcaacaaaaaaaaaaagacaaattttTTCCTACGTCAAACATGCAAAGCATAATCACTTTGGCTTTGATTCTTGCTCTAATCTCACCATGTTTTGGAAGCAATTACACATTTTATAATGTGATGGATTTTGGTGCTGTGGGAGATGCCAAAACAGATGATTCACAAGTAAGTCTTTTTTTTGGGAACTATTCTTATTCTTGTATGTTTATTGTGAAAAGATTTACAAGTTTTttctattacaattttttttatccaagaATTGGAACATTCTTAAAATCTCcatttagtttaatttaatttacttttttgttgatggaaaaaaaataagtcttttgcttcttcttttttattattatttataattctaAAGCATATATAATTGTAGttttatttaagtaattttGATGTATTGTAGGAAGTGATTTGGGGTATAATAAGATATTTGTGTTTGAAATTGGTGTTAGGCATTTTTGAAAGCATGGCGAAGTACGTGTGGAGCGGAAGGGACACCAACCCTACTTATTCCACAAAACTATGTATTCTTATTGTCTGCCCTACTCCTAAAGGGTCCTTGCAACGCCACAACTATTCTAATTAAGGTATTTCCAAC harbors:
- the LOC137813051 gene encoding uncharacterized protein gives rise to the protein MAEQLSQLLFGVGVAPGEADSWVWKVGGLQSFTVSSAYKLIRKDNEADSLSVFSKIWRSKVVPSAALMAWRVLENKLGTRVNLSRRGVQLESLRWLGVLFVAHTEPRFNFDQFRLILPSETGPIVWNTIWVGVVSEIWSHRNTIIFKRGVADVSEVFALVQVKVWSWVSTNSRLSKGKALLRLFWRSVVEIGGVQYV